A section of the Carya illinoinensis cultivar Pawnee chromosome 12, C.illinoinensisPawnee_v1, whole genome shotgun sequence genome encodes:
- the LOC122289485 gene encoding pentatricopeptide repeat-containing protein At4g19440, chloroplastic produces the protein MDLRRLPITKPTRIFYSITRRLTCVTSIAHHHQEQPPQSQHRPPLQPQRQSHSQPPNQSFPNWVSTILSNPSLDTSMCKSVIPHLSPSEFDQIFLSLKSNLNPKTTLNFFYFASEAFRFPFTVRSYCLLIRLLIVSNLVSPARLLLIRLIDGKMPVLFASTKNRHIEIATVMADLNSPSERVLGVQALDMLVHVYCTQFKNLGFGFAIDVLRLSASKGMFPSLRTCNFFLSSLVKANELQKSCEVFEVMCRGVSPDVYLLSTAINALCKGGKVEEAIGLFLKMEKLGVAPNAVTYNNIIHGLCKNGRLEEALQFRERMLRNNVNPSLITYSVLINGFITLEKFDEANSVLKEMSDRGFVPNEVVYNTLIDGHCKTGNISEALKIRDDMVSKGMAPNSVTLNSLIQGFCKSNYMEQAEHLLREMLLRGLSISQVAYTSVIHGLCMKSRFNSALLFTKEMLSRGFRPSNSLITTLVVGLCKDRKHSEAVELWFSLVNKGFPANIVTSNALIHGLCEAGNMQEAVRLLKEMLERGLVLDKITYNTLILGCCKEGKVEEAFKLKEEMAKQGIQPDTYTYNLLIHGLCNMGKVDDAAKLWDECKGNGMAPNVYSYGVMIDGYCKADRIEEGENLFNELVTKKVELNFVVYNTLIRAYCRKGNMIAAFKLRNDMKSNGIPPTCNTYSSLIHGMCNIGRVEDAKDLLNEMRKEGLLPNIVCYTALIGGFCKLGQMDKAQSVLLEMSSHNIQPNKITYTVIIDGYCKLGNMKEATKMLNLMAESGILPDAVTYNALTNGYSKERQIDEAFEVCNQMSNKGVPLDEITYTTLIHGWHQSSTIANQD, from the coding sequence ATGGATTTGAGGAGACTTCCAATCACCAAACCTACCCGTATCTTCTACTCCATCACCCGCCGCTTAACCTGCGTCACCTCCATCGCTCACCACCACCAAGAACAACCTCCTCAATCTCAGCATCGGCCGCCATTACAGCCCCAGAGACAGAGCCATTCACAGCCTCCCAATCAGAGTTTTCCCAACTGGGTATCTACTATCCTCTCGAACCCATCTCTAGATACTTCCATGTGTAAATCAGTCATTCCCCATTTATCTCCTTCCGAATTTGAtcagatatttttatctttgaaGTCCAATTTGAACCCCAAAACTACTCTgaatttcttctattttgcgTCTGAAGCTTTTAGGTTTCCATTTACTGTGAGATCCTATTGCCTTTTAATTCGTTTGCTTATTGTGTCGAATCTGGTTTCGCCTGCAAGATTGCTCTTGATCCGTTTGATTGATGGTAAAATGCCCGTTTTATTTGCCAGCACAAAAAATCGGCACATTGAGATTGCCACTGTGATGGCAGATTTGAATTCGCCATCCGAGCGAGTTCTTGGGGTACAGGCATTGGATATGTTAGTTCACGTTTACTGTACCCAGTTTAAGAATCTCGGTTTCGGTTTTGCTATCGATGTGCTTAGGTTATCTGCGAGCAAGGGCATGTTTCCTTCTCTGAGGACTTGCAATTTTTTTCTGAGTTCTTTGGTGAAAGCAAATGAGCTTCAGAAGAGTTGTGAAGTGTTTGAAGTGATGTGTCGAGGGGTTTCTCCGGATGTTTACTTGCTTAGTACCGCAATTAATGCCCTTTGTAAGGGAGGGAAGGTTGAAGAAGCGATTGGGTTGTTCTTGAAAATGGAGAAGTTGGGTGTTGCCCCAAATGCCGTCACGTACAATAATATAATACATGGCTTATGCAAGAACGGGAGATTAGAGGAGGCATTGCAGTTTAGAGAGAGGATGTTAAGGAACAACGTGAACCCAAGTCTTATAACTTATAGTGTACTTATTAATGGTTTTATTACGctggagaaatttgatgaagCAAATTCTGTTTTGAAGGAAATGTCTGACAGGGGCTTTGTTCCGAATGAGGTTGTGTATAATACATTGATTGACGGGCATTGTAAAACTGGAAATATTAGTGAGGCACTGAAGATAAGGGATGATATGGTATCCAAGGGAATGGCTCCTAACTCAGTTACCCTTAATTCTCTCATACAGGGTTTTTGCAAGAGTAATTATATGGAACAAGCTGAGCATCTTTTAAGGGAGATGTTATTGAGAGGGTTATCCATAAGCCAGGTGGCTTATACTTCAGTCATTCACGGGTTATGTATGAAGTCTAGGTTTAATTCTGCACTACTATTCACTAAGGAGATGCTATCTAGAGGCTTTAGACCCAGTAATTCGTTGATTACAACACTGGTTGTTGGACTTTGTAAGGACAGAAAGCATTCAGAGGCAGTTGAACTTTGGTTTAGTTTAGTGAACAAAGGGTTCCCAGCCAATATAGTGACCTCAAATGCTCTAATTCATGGACTTTGTGAAGCAGGTAACATGCAAGAGGCTGTTAGGTTACTCAAGGAGATGCTAGAGAGGGGTTTGGTATTAGATAAGATCACATACAACACACTCATCTTGGGGTGTTGCAAAGAGGGGAAAGTGGAGGAAGCTTTCAAGCTTAAGGAAGAGATGGCTAAGCAAGGAATTCAACCAGATACCTATACTTACAATTTGCTAATTCATGGATTGTGTAATATGGGTAAAGTGGATGATGCTGCTAAGCTTTGGGATGAGTGCAAAGGAAATGGTATGGCTCccaatgtttattcatatgggGTGATGATAGATGGATATTGCAAAGCTGACAGAATTGAAGAGGGTGAAAACCTATTCAATGAGTTGGTTACTAAGAAAGTGGAGctaaattttgttgtttataaTACACTAATCAGAGCATACTGTAGAAAGGGGAATATGATTGCAGCCTTTAAACTCCGCAATGACATGAAAAGCAATGGTATTCCACCTACTTGTAACACATATTCTTCTCTGATACATGGAATGTGCAATATTGGCCGTGTTGAAGATGCAAAGGACCTTCTCAATGAAATGAGAAAGGAAGGTTTGTTGCCAAATATTGTTTGTTATACTGCACTAATTGGTGGTTTTTGTAAGCTGGGCCAGATGGATAAAGCTCAAAGTGTCTTGCTGGAAATGTCTTCACATAACATACAACCTAATAAAATTACATACACTGTCATCATTGATGGGTATTGTAAATTGGGCAATATGAAAGAAGCAACTAAGATGCTAAATCTGATGGCGGAAAGTGGAATTCTTCCCGATGCTGTCACATACAATGCTTTGACAAATGGATATAGTAAAGAGAGGCAGATAGATGAAGCATTTGAAGTGTGCAATCAAATGTCCAATAAAGGAGTACCTTTAGATGAAATTACATATACTACATTGATTCATGGCTGGCATCAGTCTTCAACAATTGCAAATCAAGATTAA